From one Amycolatopsis sp. FDAARGOS 1241 genomic stretch:
- a CDS encoding SMI1/KNR4 family protein, translating to MTWAGVRKRVGHLARRHGAASVFGAAEHRFRLDPALSERDVAAVEEQFGAVVPAEYRGFLLEVGARGAGPGYGLFGFRRANGRWGFAGDQQRGHDQVDLRTAFPHRTDLPPPRVAGSHRRPGIRAARVRAGPGRPPGSGDPGHAAVVPPRVWSLRPPGRHRAGPRRGVGGRGSRDGGIGPLADPPGRTTFDRWYLGWLDSAEAGLERLSRDGERRASWSSRR from the coding sequence GTGACCTGGGCCGGGGTGCGGAAGCGGGTCGGGCACTTGGCGCGGCGCCACGGTGCTGCTTCGGTGTTCGGCGCGGCGGAGCACCGGTTCCGGCTCGATCCGGCGCTGAGCGAACGCGACGTGGCCGCGGTCGAAGAGCAGTTCGGCGCGGTCGTGCCCGCGGAGTACCGCGGTTTTCTGCTCGAGGTCGGCGCCCGCGGCGCCGGGCCCGGCTACGGGTTGTTCGGGTTCCGGCGCGCGAACGGGCGGTGGGGGTTCGCCGGCGACCAGCAGCGGGGCCACGACCAGGTGGATCTGCGGACCGCGTTCCCGCACCGGACGGACCTTCCACCACCCCGCGTGGCCGGATCTCACCGACGTCCCGGAATTCGAGCGGCGCGAGTTCGCGCGGGCCCTGGACGCCCGCCAGGAAGCGGCGACCCGGGGCACGCTGCCGTTGTGCCACCAAGGGTGTGGTCACTACGACCTCCTGGTCGTCACCGGGCCGGACCGCGGCGCGGTGTGGGCGGACGCGGCAGCCGCGACGGCGGGATCGGCCCGCTCGCCGACCCGCCCGGCCGCACGACGTTCGACCGCTGGTACCTCGGCTGGCTCGATTCGGCCGAGGCGGGTCTGGAGCGGCTCAGCCGGGACGGCGAACGTAGGGCGTCGTGGTCGTCACGGCGGTGA
- a CDS encoding NlpC/P60 family protein codes for MVRRGRVGRPGVRRGLTVGAFALVVLFGATGTGLAVPPPPPNPSDSELDSSKAAASEKAGEVGKLTNQLAQAEQKLSSLQDDVELKQEQAMKALVDLQTAQDAAAQAEQAAQAARKEADAAAGAIEKARQDLKTFAAASFEQGSTVGSVAAYLTADSPKDLLARAQMLDAIGGSRLNALDRLEQAQTAKSNKDAAARKAVEVAQQKQDAARQAKSGADAAQAAAVQAQQSQATQNQQLEASKSSVEQQLYAAQSKVNGLQGQRQRYQDWLAQKQREDEERARQAALGKHPSGGGGGGRPSPAAGSSIEAVIARALSQLGRPYAWGGGNGSGPTRGIHDGGVADMYGDYRKIGFDCSGLMIYAFAGVRALPHYSGYQYTSGRRVPLSQMRRGDMLFWGGPGGIHHVALYLGGGQMVEAPQSGSYVRVTAVRYGGIMPYATRLIG; via the coding sequence GTGGTCCGGCGTGGACGGGTCGGCAGACCGGGCGTGCGGCGTGGGCTCACCGTCGGCGCCTTCGCGCTCGTGGTCCTGTTCGGAGCAACGGGCACGGGCCTGGCGGTGCCGCCGCCCCCGCCGAACCCGAGCGACTCCGAGCTCGACTCCTCGAAGGCCGCGGCCAGTGAGAAGGCCGGCGAGGTCGGCAAGCTCACCAACCAGCTCGCGCAGGCCGAGCAGAAGCTCAGCTCGCTGCAGGACGACGTCGAGCTGAAACAGGAACAGGCCATGAAGGCCCTGGTCGACCTGCAGACCGCGCAGGACGCCGCGGCGCAGGCCGAGCAGGCGGCGCAGGCTGCGCGCAAGGAGGCCGACGCGGCCGCGGGCGCGATCGAGAAGGCGCGCCAGGACCTGAAGACGTTCGCCGCCGCCAGCTTCGAACAGGGCAGCACGGTCGGTTCCGTCGCCGCGTACCTCACCGCCGACAGCCCGAAGGACCTGCTCGCGCGCGCCCAGATGCTCGACGCCATCGGCGGTTCGCGGCTCAACGCGCTGGACCGGCTCGAGCAGGCGCAGACGGCGAAGTCCAACAAGGACGCCGCCGCGCGCAAGGCCGTCGAGGTCGCGCAGCAGAAGCAGGACGCGGCGCGGCAGGCCAAGTCGGGTGCGGACGCGGCGCAGGCCGCGGCCGTGCAAGCCCAGCAGTCGCAGGCCACGCAGAACCAGCAGCTCGAGGCGAGCAAATCCTCGGTGGAGCAGCAGCTTTACGCGGCGCAGTCCAAGGTCAACGGCCTGCAAGGCCAGCGGCAGCGGTACCAGGACTGGCTCGCGCAGAAGCAGCGCGAGGACGAGGAGCGCGCCCGTCAGGCGGCGCTGGGCAAGCACCCGTCGGGCGGCGGGGGAGGTGGCCGGCCGTCACCGGCGGCGGGGTCGTCGATCGAGGCCGTGATCGCGCGGGCGCTGTCGCAGCTGGGCCGCCCGTACGCGTGGGGTGGCGGCAACGGCAGTGGCCCCACCCGCGGCATCCACGACGGCGGCGTCGCCGACATGTACGGCGACTACCGCAAGATCGGCTTCGACTGCTCCGGCTTGATGATCTACGCCTTCGCCGGCGTCCGGGCCCTCCCGCACTACAGCGGTTACCAGTACACGTCCGGCCGCCGCGTCCCGCTGTCCCAGATGCGCCGCGGCGACATGCTCTTCTGGGGCGGCCCCGGCGGTATCCACCACGTCGCCCTGTATCTCGGCGGTGGGCAGATGGTGGAGGCCCCGCAGTCCGGCTCGTACGTGCGCGTGACCGCTGTGCGCTACGGCGGCATCATGCCGTACGCGACCCGGCTGATCGGCTGA